The genome window ATCGGGGAACCGGCGGTCGGCCACCTGCTGTCGGCGCTCTCCGACGAGAGCGCGCGGTGGTCCGCCTCCGGCGCCCTCCTGAACATCGGCGCCCCGGCGGTCCGGAAGACCGTTCTCGCCGTAAGGGACCCGAACCCGGCGGTCCGTCGCGGAGCCCTCTTCATCCTCCAGCAGCTCGAGGTCGTTTCCGCGTCGCCGTCGATCCAGGGGGCGCTCTCGGACCCCGACCCGACCGTCCAGGCGCAGGCGATCCGCGCGATGGCCCATTTCCGGGGCGAGGGGGCCCTCCGGTTGATCCTCACGAAGGTGGAGAGCCCGAGCGCGGCGGTCCGGGACGTCGCCATCGATTCCCTGGCCCGCTTCGGATCGGAAGCCGTTCCGTCCCTCCGGTCGCTCTACCGGCAAGGGTCGGAGGAAACGCGTGCCGCCGCGGTGAGGTCCCTGGGCGCCGTCGGGACCGGCGACGCCCTCGGTCTCGTGCGGTCGTCGCTCAAGGACCGATCGGTCCTCGTCCGGTACTACGCCTGCCGGACGCTCGGGGAGGCGGGGGACGCGGGGGCCGGCCCCGCCCTCGTGGAGATGCTTTCGGATCCGGACCCCACGGTTCGCGAGGCGGCGGTGGAGGCGTCCGCACGGATGCCGGAGGCCGTGCAGGAGCAGCTGTTCGAACTCCTCCGGCGGGGATCCGTGACGCAGAAGATCGAGGCGGCGAACGTCGCGCGGAAGGCGCTGTACCGTCCCGCCGTACCGCTTCTGATCGCCGCGATGCGGGATCCTTCCCACGAAGTCTGCCTCTCCGCCGCCGCGGCCCTGATGGTCATCGCCGATCCTTCCTCGCTGGAAGCGCTGGTGAACGGCCTGGGCGACGCGAAGATCCGATGGGTGTGCGTCGTCGCGCTGCGGCAGCAGGGGAAGGCGAGCGTCCCCCACCTCCTTCGGCGGACCGGCGACCCCGAGCTCGACTACTGGAAGCAGCACGTGCTGGACGGCATGGGGGAGGGGGCGGTGGAGGGGTGCGCCGACGAACTGGCGAAGGGGAAGGACACCGGCGCGAAGAACGTCGCCCTGTGCACCCTCCAGCAGATCCGGGACGCCCGGGCCGCGTACCCGGTGGTCCGCATGATGGGGGACCCGCAAGTCGGGCGGCTGGCCGTCTTCCTGGCGTCGAAGATGGGCGAGGTGGCCGTCGAACCGCTCCTCCTGTCCCTTCGGGACGAGGACCCGGTCATCCGTGCCCGGGCGGTCGAGGCGCTGGCGGAGATGCGATCGGCCCACGCGGAGGCGCCTCTCCGCGGGATGCTCGGGGATCCGGATCCGATGGTGCGGGATGCGGTGGAAAAAGGGCTGGACGTCCTCTCCGGGAAGTAGCCCCCCTTGTCAGCGGCCTCCGCCGCGGGTACAATTCTCCACTTTGCCGTTTTCGAACCGAAAGGGAGCGACATGGGAGCGAAGGTCAGCAAGGTGCTCAACATCGGCCTGCCGAAGGGAAGCCTGCAGGATTCCACCCTGCACCTGTTCCGGAAAGCCGGCTTCACGATCGACGTGGGGTCGCGCAGCTACATCCCCTCGATCGACGACCCGGAGCTCTCGGGCCTCCTGATCCGGGCGCAGGAGATGGCGCGGTACGTCCAGGACGGCATCCTCGACGTGGGGCTCACGGGGCGGGACTGGGTGCTCGAGCAGAACGCCCGCGTCAAGGAGGTGTGCCCTCTGCTGTACGCCCGCGGGGGGCTGCGTCCGGTCCGCTGGGTGGTGGCCGTCCCGAACGATTCCACGATCCGATCCGTTGCGGATCTGCAGGGGAAGCGGATCGCGACCGAGCTCGTGCAGTTCACGCGGCGGTACCTGAAAGGGAAGGGGGTCGAGGCGCAGGTCGAGTTCTCCTGGGGTGCGACGGAGGTGAAGGCGCCCCGGCTCGCGGACGCCATCGTGGAATTGACGGAGACGGGGAGCAGCCTCCGGGCGAACAACCTGCGGATCGTGGAGACGATCCTCGAATCCACCACCGTGCTGATCGCGAACCGGGAGTCGTGGAAGGACCCGTGGAAGCGCCGGAAGATCGAGAACATCGCGATGCTCCTGCAGGGCGCACTCCGGGCGGAGGAGAAGGTGGGGCTCAAGATGAACGTCCGCCGCGCGGATCTCGACCGGATCCTGAAGGTCCTCCCGGCGCTGCAGAATCCCACGATATCGACGCTCTCCGAGGCCGGGTGGTTCTCCCTCGAGGTGATCGTGGACGAAAAGACGGTCCGGGATCTGATCCCCGTGCTGAAGACGGAAGGGGCGGCCGGGATCGTCGAATATCCCCTGAACAAGGTCATTCCATAACGAACCGGACGATCCCGAAGTCGGCCGGGCCGCTGGAACGGCTCCTGTCCGATGGGCGCGGGGCGGACCTTTCCCCCGACCCGGTCCTCTTTCCCCACCGGTACGCCGACCCCGGGGACGCCGAGGCGGCTGCATTCATCGCCGCCACGTTCGCGTTCGGCGGAGTCCTCCAGATCCGGCGGTTCCTCGACCGCCTGTTCGCCGTCCTGTCCCCGTCGCCCCGGGCCGCCCTCGTCGCGCGCACTCCGCTTCCCCCCTCCGCGGTGGCCGGCATGGCCCACCGCTTCATATCCCAGGAGGGAGTTCACCGGTTCCTGCGCTGCCTCCGCGCGGCGTACCTGGCCAACGGGACCCTCGAGCGTCTCTACCTCGCCGGGAGGGGGGGGGAGGAGCCGGAGCTGCGCCGGGACCTCTCGCGATTCCTCGCCTGGTTCCGGTCCCGATGGGGGGACGCCCTCCCGGCCCAGCGCGACTTCCTTTTCCCGCGTCCCGAGCGCGGTTCGGCGTGCAAGCGCCACAACCTGTTCCTCCGATGGGTCTCCCGCGGGGCGGACGGGGTGGACCTGGGGCTGTGGACGGCGGTAACGCCCGCCGACCTCATCGTCCCCCTGGACACCCACATGGCCCGCTTCGGCGGCTGGCTCGGGCTCACCTCCCGCAAGACCCCGGACTGGCGGATGGCGGAGGAGATCACCGCGGCCCTCCGGTCGGTCTGTCCGGACGATCCGGTGAAGTTCGACTACCCCCTGACCCGGATCGGAATCCTCGGGTCGTGCACCCGCTCCCGAAGGGGAGTCTGCGGCGACTGCCCCGTCGCGCCGCTCTGTTCCCGGAAAGCGTCGGTGCGCTCCCGAAAATGATATTGCCCCTCCTTCGTCCTCTGGGATAGATTTGATAGCAGCCGCGCGTCCGAGACGCGGACCGAGGAGGCCGAACATGGCGGAAAAAAAATTGAAAATCGGCGAGATCCTGGTTTCCTCCGGGGTGATCCGGGAAGAGCATTTAAGCGACGCCCTGCGGAGCCAGAGCCAGCTCGGCGGGACGCTCGGGGAGAATCTCGTCCGGATGGGGTTCCTCTCGGAGGGGGCCCTGCTCCAATCGTTGTCCGACCAGCTGGGGATGCAGCACGTGAACCTCGCCAAGGTGGAGGTCCCGGCGGCGGTCCAGCGTCTCGTCCCGCTGGAGACGGTCCGCCTCCGTCGCCTCCTCCCGATCGGCTTCGAGGGAAAGCGGCTGGTGGTCGGGATGGTCGATCCCACCGACCTGTCCGCGCTGGGGGAAGTGGAGTTCCAGTCGGGCCACAGCAACAAGCCGGTCATCCTTTCCGCGACCCAGTTCGAGCAGGCGCTCGCCTTCTTCCAGGAGCACGGATACGGGACCGCCACCCTGAAGATCGACCCCGAGAAGGAGTCCGCCAGGCACGCCAAGGTCGAGAACAACCTGGCCAGCATGCTGACCGTGCTCCTTTCCTGGAAGGGGCAGGATCTCCACCTGTCCGCCGGCGCGATCCCGTCGATCCGGGTGGACAACGAGATCCGGCGGCTGAACCTGCCGGCCCTGAAGCCCGCCGAGATCGAGCAGATGATCCTGGCGATCCTCACGCCGGAGCAACGAAAGGCGTTCCAGGACAACCTGGAGCTCGATTTCGCCTTCTCCCTCCACGGCGTGGGGCGGTTCCGGTGCAACCTGTACCGCCAGCGCAACTCCATCGCGTTCACCGCCCGCCACGTGTCCGAGAACGTCCCGTCGGCCGGCGAGCTGGGAATCCCCGATTTCCTCCGCGAGTACTCCCTGAAGAACCAGGGGCTCATCCTCGTCACCGGGCCCAACGGGCACGGGAAGTCGACCACGCTCGCGTGGCTCGTCGAGACGATCAACCGGGAGCGGCGGTCGAACATCATCACGATCGAGGACCCGGTGGAGTTCACGCACCGCCACAAGAACTCCAACGTGAACCAGCGGGAGGTGGGGACCGACACCCTGTCGTTCGCGGACGGACTGCGGCACATCTTCCGCCAGAACCCCGACGTGATCGTGATCGGCGAGCTCCGGGACTACGAGAGCATCTCCATCGCGCTCACCGCCGCGGAGACCGGCCACCTGGTGATGGGCACGCTCCATTCCATGAACGCCACGGCGGCGGTGGACCGGATCGTGGACTCGTTCCCGGCGAACCAGCAGCCGCAGATCCGGGCCCAGCTCGCGGAGTCGCTCCTCCTCGTCTTCTCCCAGCGGCTCCTCAAGCGCGCCTCCGGGACCGGACGGGTGCTCGCGTGGGAGAAGATGGCGACCTCGCTCCGCGTGCGGAACGCCATCCGCGAAGGGAAGGCCCACCAGCTTCGGGGCATGATGCAGGCCAACGTCGAGGAGCTCGTCTCCATCGACTGGACGCTCGCCGACCTGGTCGTCGCGGGGAAGGTGAAGTACGAGGAGGCGGTGAAGTTCGCCGACAACCTGACCTACCTGAACGAGCTCCTGAAGGTCCGGGGGGCTTTCAAGTAGGTTTCTTGCGACGCCCGGGGGACGCCCGGGGAGGAGGGGGCGGCCCCATGATCGGGAAAAAGATCCGGATGGAACGGATCCTCGACCGGAACACGCGGCGGACGGTGATCGTGCCGCTGGACCACGGCATGACCGTCGGCCCGATCCCCGGGCTGGTCCAGATCCCCCCGGCCGCGAACCTGATCGCGGAAGGGGGCGCGAACGCGGCGGTCGTCCACCGAGGCGCCGCGATGTTCGGACACCGCGGGTACGGGAAGGACCTCGGCCTGCTTCTCCACCTCTCCGCCAGCACCACCCTCTCCCCCGACTCGAACCGGAAGGTCCTGGTGGCGACGGTGGAGGACGCCCTGCAGATGGGGGCCGACGGCGTGTCGATCCACGTGAACCTGGGCGCGGACGACGAGGCGCGGATGCTGCGCGACTTCGGCTCCGTGTCGAGCGCGTGCCAGCGGTGGGGGATGCCGCTCCTCGCGATGATCTACACGAGGGGGCCCAAGATCCGGAACGAGTTCGACGCGCGGTACGTCCGCCACGCGGCGCGGGTGGGCGCCGAGATGGGGGCCGACATCGTGAAGGTTCCCTACACCGGATCGCCCGAGACGTTCCGGGAGGTGACCGAGGGGTGCGCCTCCCCGGTGGTCATCGCGGGCGGGGAGAAGATGGAGAGCGACGAACAGGTGCTCCGGATGGTGCACGACTCGGTCTCCGCCGGCGGGGCGGGCGCGTCGATCGGCCGGAACGTCTTCCAGCATCGCTCGCCGGCGTCGATGGTGGCGGCGATCGTCGCCATCGTGCACGAGGGCGCCACCGTCAAGGAGGCGCTCGGGCGGATAAAGGCGAGGCCCCGGTGACCGTTCCGCGCCTCTGGGCCCGCGTCATCCCCTGGGACAAGGAGGTGGCGGTCTCCGCGCTCGAGTCGGGGGTCCCCGCCCTCTGGGTCCCGGACGGGTGCGCCTCGCAGGCCCGCGCGCTCGGGCGGGTCGTCGCCGTCTGCGCCGACGGGGACCTGCGGGAGGGAACCGACTTCCGGGTGACCCGGATGGACGGGAAGGAGGACGAATCGCGGATCGCCGCGTCGTCCCCAGACGCGGTCTGGGTGGTGTATCCCGCGGAACGCGAGATCATCCCCCTCGAAAACCTGGTCGCCTGGGGCCGCAGGATCCTCGCCGTGGCGAAGTCCCCCGAGGAAGTGGCTCTCTACCGGGGCGTCCTCGAACAGGGGGTCCACGGGCTGGTCCTATCCTGCCCCGACCCCGCCGGGATGCGCGCGCTCGCGGCCGCCGCGGGCGCGCGGGCGGAAGACGCCGCCCTCGTCGCCGGGGAAGTGGCGGAGATCGTTCCGCTCGGGATGGGGGACCGGGTGTGCGTGGACACGTGCACCTGGATCGAGGGGAGCCGCGGGATGCTGGTCGGGAACGGCAGCGCGGGGCTGTTCCTGGTCTGCGCGGAGAACGTCCCCAATCCGTACGTCCTCCCCCGCCCTTTCCGCGTGAACGCGGGCGCGGTCCATTCGTACTGCCGGGTGCCCGGCGGCCGGACCGCCTACCTCTCCGAACTGGCCGCCGGATCCGGCGTCCTCCTGGTCGACGCATCGGGGAAGGGGGAGGTCGCATGGGTCGGCCGGGTGAAGGTGGAGCGGCGCCCCCTGGTCCTCATCCGCGCGGTCGCCCCGTCCGGGAACGAGCACTCCGTGGTCCTTCAGAACGCGGAGACGATCCGCCTCGTCGGCCCGGGCGGAGCCGCGACGTCGGTGGCCCGTATCGCCGTCGGGGACCGGATCCTGTTGATGGAGGAGCGGTCCGGCCGTCACTTCGGCGTTGCCGTCGAGGAGACCATTCGGGAAAAATAACGAGCGGGACGGTCCGGCGCGAGGTAAACTGTCCGTATCGGCCGACAGGGCGGGTTTTCGGAAGGAGGGCGTATGTTCGGACTCGGGTTGTCGGAGCTTCTCGTGATCCTCGTCATCGTGGTGCTGCTCTTCGGAGCGGGGCGGCTCCCGCAGATCGGCGCGGGGATCGGCGAGGGGATCCGGAACTTCAAGAAATCGATGAAGGACGACAAGAACGAAGTCGACGTCACGCCGACCAAGGGCGACGCCGCCAGGAAATAGCGCTTTACCGGTTGTCCCTGGCCTCCAGCCTGTAGCTGTCGATGTTTTCCGGCGCGTCGAAGAACAGCACCATGAACGGGACCGATTTCCCCGGCGGAACGTGCATGTTCGCCAGCCCGTCGCCCAGCGGGTTCGAAAGCGACTTGATCATCGCCTCCCGGTTTCCCTTCTTCAGCGTTTCGACCGACACCGTGTTCCCCGCGTAGACCGAGCTTTCCGCGAGCGTCTTCCCGCCCGCGTCCTGCAGGGCCGCGAGAATGCGGATTCCGCTTTTTTCCGTGGAGGACTGGTTGGCCACCTGCCCCTTGATCACGAGGATCCTCCGGGAAGAGGCCCCGCTCTCGTAATACCCGATCACGTTCGTCACCTCGTACCGGGAGGCGGCCGTCGTCCCGCCACCCCCCCCGAGCAGCGCGGCAGCGCCCGGGGCGACGCTCTCGAGCGTCTTCCGGCCCGACGGGGTGAGTCCGAGGTACCCTGCGGCGACCAGCGCGACCGCCAGCAATACGGCCGCCCCCGCGACGGCGGGCGAGAGGGAGGACGCCGGCCGCGACGGCGCCGGGGCCGCCGGAGCGGCCGCCTCCCGCGGAGGCCGCCGGGCGCCGGCATCCGGCGCCGGTTCCGCCTCCCGGAACGGGGGAACGTCGACCGTGGACTGCTCCCCCGGCGGCGTGACGTTCCCCTCGATGGGAAGTTCCTTCTCCGCGGCTTCCGCCTCCGGGGGCGGCGCCGGCGTCATCGCGGGCTCCCGAAGCGATGTCGCCTCCAGGTCGATCGGGTCCGCGGAGATCGCGAACGAGATGTCGGCCACCGGCGGAGGTTCGGCGACGCGGTGCCCCTCTTTCAGGAAGTCGAGGGTCTCGGAGTCCGTGAGCAGGAAACCGCCTTCTCCGAAGGCGGTGGGAGGCTCCTCCGGCGGCGGTTCCACGATCGATCCGACCGGCGGAAAGGCCGGTTCCTCGTCCGCGGCGTGGATCGCCGGAAGCCCGGCCTCGCCGCCCGGCGACGATTCCGGAGCCGCCGGCGCGCCCGCTTCCGGCTCGCCGGGGTGCGTGAGCGTGTGGGGTTCGCCGGGCGCAAGGAACCGATCGAAAGCGAGATCCACCTCGTCCTTTCCTTCCGCCATCGGGGGCGGTGGCGTATCGTCCCGGGGCGGGGCGGGGAACGGGATCAGGTTGTCCTGGGACGGAGGAGGCGCGGCCGGAGGAAACAGGTCGGCGGCGGAATCGCGAAGGGCGGAACTCAAGTCGAGCCCCCCCTCGGGGCCCCCCTCCGGCAGGACGGTGCCGGTGCCGCCGTCCTTGAGGACGATGATCCCATCGCCGCACTTGCGGCACTTCACCCGGGCGCCCCTGCCCTTGATCTTCGACTCGTCGAGGCGGAACCGCGCATGGCAGGTCTGGCACTCGATGATCATGCTGCTCCTCCCGAGAATGATCTGGTTACGGAGTCCCGGGCAGGTCGAAGATGTCCGGCAGCCCGCGGCCCGATTCGGCGTGGTCCATCCCGTACCCGACCAGGAACCCGCCGCCCGCACGGAACCCCGTGAACTCCACGATGATGCCATCCTCCCTGCGCGCCCGCTTGTCCACCAGCACGCAGAAGCGGACCGAGCGGGCCCGTTTCCGCTCGAAGTGGCGGCGCAGGAACCGGACCGACCGGCCGGTGTCCACGATTTCCTCCACCACCAGCACGTCCCTCCCGGAAACGTCCGTCTCGACGTCCTTCGTCAGGCGGATCCGGGCGCCGGGAGAGACGCCTCCCCGATAGCTCGCCAGGCGGACGAAGTCGATGGCGACGGGCACGGTCAGCGCGCGGGCGAGGTCCGCAAGGAAGAAGACGGAACCTTTCAGCACGCCGACCAGGACCGGCTCCGACCCCTCGTACGCGCGGTCCACCTTCCGGGCGATGGCGCGCACCATCCGCCGGATCTGCGCCGCCGTGTACCGCGGACGAAGGGTTCGCACTTCCCGCAGGCGATCCACCCTCCGACTATAGGAAATTTCCGCCACCGACTCAAGGAGCCGGTTTTTCAAGGATCGTTCCGCGTCGGCGCTCCCCCAGCGCGCACAGCAGGATCCCCACCTCGAAGAGGGCGTACATGGGGAACGCGACCAGGAGCTGGGACACCGCGTCCGGCGGCGTGAGCACGGTCGCCAGAAGGAGCGCGCCGAGGACGGCCCCCTTGCGCCACTTCCGCAGGAATCCCGCGGTGAGGACTCCCCCCCGGCCGGCGAGAAAGAGCGCCAGCGGCAGCTCGAACATCACCCCGAAGATGAGAAGGAGCCGCAGGACCAGCGACAGGGAGTCCTTCATCGACGGCATGGGGACGACGATCGTTCTGCCGAACGACAGGAAGAACGACAGGATGGAAGGGATGGCGACGTAGTACGCGAACGACATCCCCGCGAGAAAGCCCACGGTGGACCAGGCGGCGAACACGGCGACGAGCTTCCGCTCCTTCCGGTAGAGTCCGGGGCTGGTGAAGCGCCACGCCTGGTAGAAGATGACGGGCGACGCCAGCACGAATCCGCCCCAGAGCGCCATCTTGAAGTAGGTGAGGAACGCCTCGGTGAGCTCGGTGAAGATCAGGTGGGAGTCGGCCGGCAGCGCGATGGTCAGCGGGCGGAGGAGCCGGCGGTAGATCTCCTCCGCGTAGTTGTAGCAGATCCCCGTGCCGATGCCGAAGGCGATCAGGGCGCGGATCATCCGCTTGCGAAGCTCGTCGAGGTGTTCGGTGAGGGGCTGGCGGATTTCCTCGGGGGCCGAAGACAACGGCGGTCACCCCTGCCGGGGTGTCGTCTGGTTTTCCGCGGCGGCGGCCGGCGGGGGAACCGGGACGTCCTCTCCGGACGCCTCGGCGCGTCCCGTCGCGGGACGGGTTTCCGCCGTATCGACGGGAACCTCCTTCCCGACGTCGTCCGCACCCGCGATGTTCGGGGATACGTTGGCGGCCTCCGGCGCCTTTGGAGGCTCCGCCGCCTCTTCCTCCTTCACCGCGTCCTCGATTCCCTTGCGGACCTCGTCGGACGCCTTCTTGAACTCCGCGATCCCTTTCCCGAGGCTCTTGGCGAGATCCGGAAGCCGCTTCGGACCGAAGAAGATGAGGACCACCACGAGAATGATGATCATTTCCTGGAAGCCGATGCCGAACATGCCTTCCCCTTCGCAAACCGATGTGCTGTTTGGGACCGTCATCCACTATACCGCGCCGTCGAAAGGATTTCCACGACGCCCAGCCCGCATTTCTCACCAGGCTTCTGCTGCGTCGGCGGATACGGGCATGTCTACTGCGTTGTGCCCCTCTTCCCGCGTTCGGGGTACCCCAGGGAGCGTACTTTGTACGGGAGTGGGGCGCTCGGTCGGGCTCCTCAGCGTAGTGTCGACTACGCCTCCGGGGCCCTCGGTCGCGCGCCTTGTATCCACGCCCGTCTCCACCGCCTCGCGACGAATCCTGGTGAGAAATGCGGGCTTGGAATTGTCCGAACGGATAAACGGATATCCGATCGGTCCGAAGCCGCGTCGGATCGTCCCCTCTCCGCCCCCGTAACCTCCCGAATCGAAAAGAGTCCGGGTCGGGCACGGCATTTGAAGAAGATCCGGCGGGATTGTCCGATTCCCCACCCCGGAGGAGAAACGCCTTGTTCCTCGGCATCGACGTCGGATCGATCAGCATGAAGTTCGTCCTGCTCGCGGGCCCCGCGCAGGGGGATCCGCCTCCCGCGATCCGCGGGAAATTCCTGTCCCCGGACCCGGTTCCGCTCGGCTCCGCGGGCAGGGGATACCTCCTGTCGTACGACCGTCTGCAGGGGGACCCGGTGCGGAAAGTGCCCGAGCGGCTTCGGGAGTGGATCGGGATCCTGGGCGAGGGGCGCGTCAAGGCGGTCTCGATCACGGGAAAAAGCGGCCGCCAGCTCGCACCGCTGGTCGGCGGAGCGTACCAGAACGACTTCCGCTGCCTGGTCAAGGCGGTCACCGCCGCCCACCCCGACGTCCGCACGATCTTCGAGATGGGCGGGGAGAACGCCAAGGTGGTTCGCCTCGAGCCCGCCGGCGGGACCGGGACGCTCGGGATCAAGGATTACGACACGAACGGCGACTGCGCGGCGGGGACCGGATCGT of Deltaproteobacteria bacterium contains these proteins:
- a CDS encoding HEAT repeat domain-containing protein, yielding MTRHHGVFALAVLLLFPLPARAVADAGARDSRAISAIDAAASIGGDAAASAIVPYLRERDLAIRNHAMRRLVEIGEPAVGHLLSALSDESARWSASGALLNIGAPAVRKTVLAVRDPNPAVRRGALFILQQLEVVSASPSIQGALSDPDPTVQAQAIRAMAHFRGEGALRLILTKVESPSAAVRDVAIDSLARFGSEAVPSLRSLYRQGSEETRAAAVRSLGAVGTGDALGLVRSSLKDRSVLVRYYACRTLGEAGDAGAGPALVEMLSDPDPTVREAAVEASARMPEAVQEQLFELLRRGSVTQKIEAANVARKALYRPAVPLLIAAMRDPSHEVCLSAAAALMVIADPSSLEALVNGLGDAKIRWVCVVALRQQGKASVPHLLRRTGDPELDYWKQHVLDGMGEGAVEGCADELAKGKDTGAKNVALCTLQQIRDARAAYPVVRMMGDPQVGRLAVFLASKMGEVAVEPLLLSLRDEDPVIRARAVEALAEMRSAHAEAPLRGMLGDPDPMVRDAVEKGLDVLSGK
- a CDS encoding ATP phosphoribosyltransferase, with translation MGAKVSKVLNIGLPKGSLQDSTLHLFRKAGFTIDVGSRSYIPSIDDPELSGLLIRAQEMARYVQDGILDVGLTGRDWVLEQNARVKEVCPLLYARGGLRPVRWVVAVPNDSTIRSVADLQGKRIATELVQFTRRYLKGKGVEAQVEFSWGATEVKAPRLADAIVELTETGSSLRANNLRIVETILESTTVLIANRESWKDPWKRRKIENIAMLLQGALRAEEKVGLKMNVRRADLDRILKVLPALQNPTISTLSEAGWFSLEVIVDEKTVRDLIPVLKTEGAAGIVEYPLNKVIP
- a CDS encoding TIGR02757 family protein; the protein is MVLPRGDRGRKDGPGSDPRAEDGRGGRDRRISPEQGHSITNRTIPKSAGPLERLLSDGRGADLSPDPVLFPHRYADPGDAEAAAFIAATFAFGGVLQIRRFLDRLFAVLSPSPRAALVARTPLPPSAVAGMAHRFISQEGVHRFLRCLRAAYLANGTLERLYLAGRGGEEPELRRDLSRFLAWFRSRWGDALPAQRDFLFPRPERGSACKRHNLFLRWVSRGADGVDLGLWTAVTPADLIVPLDTHMARFGGWLGLTSRKTPDWRMAEEITAALRSVCPDDPVKFDYPLTRIGILGSCTRSRRGVCGDCPVAPLCSRKASVRSRK
- a CDS encoding PilT/PilU family type 4a pilus ATPase — encoded protein: MAEKKLKIGEILVSSGVIREEHLSDALRSQSQLGGTLGENLVRMGFLSEGALLQSLSDQLGMQHVNLAKVEVPAAVQRLVPLETVRLRRLLPIGFEGKRLVVGMVDPTDLSALGEVEFQSGHSNKPVILSATQFEQALAFFQEHGYGTATLKIDPEKESARHAKVENNLASMLTVLLSWKGQDLHLSAGAIPSIRVDNEIRRLNLPALKPAEIEQMILAILTPEQRKAFQDNLELDFAFSLHGVGRFRCNLYRQRNSIAFTARHVSENVPSAGELGIPDFLREYSLKNQGLILVTGPNGHGKSTTLAWLVETINRERRSNIITIEDPVEFTHRHKNSNVNQREVGTDTLSFADGLRHIFRQNPDVIVIGELRDYESISIALTAAETGHLVMGTLHSMNATAAVDRIVDSFPANQQPQIRAQLAESLLLVFSQRLLKRASGTGRVLAWEKMATSLRVRNAIREGKAHQLRGMMQANVEELVSIDWTLADLVVAGKVKYEEAVKFADNLTYLNELLKVRGAFK
- a CDS encoding class I fructose-bisphosphate aldolase family protein is translated as MIGKKIRMERILDRNTRRTVIVPLDHGMTVGPIPGLVQIPPAANLIAEGGANAAVVHRGAAMFGHRGYGKDLGLLLHLSASTTLSPDSNRKVLVATVEDALQMGADGVSIHVNLGADDEARMLRDFGSVSSACQRWGMPLLAMIYTRGPKIRNEFDARYVRHAARVGAEMGADIVKVPYTGSPETFREVTEGCASPVVIAGGEKMESDEQVLRMVHDSVSAGGAGASIGRNVFQHRSPASMVAAIVAIVHEGATVKEALGRIKARPR
- a CDS encoding 3-dehydroquinate synthase II gives rise to the protein MTVPRLWARVIPWDKEVAVSALESGVPALWVPDGCASQARALGRVVAVCADGDLREGTDFRVTRMDGKEDESRIAASSPDAVWVVYPAEREIIPLENLVAWGRRILAVAKSPEEVALYRGVLEQGVHGLVLSCPDPAGMRALAAAAGARAEDAALVAGEVAEIVPLGMGDRVCVDTCTWIEGSRGMLVGNGSAGLFLVCAENVPNPYVLPRPFRVNAGAVHSYCRVPGGRTAYLSELAAGSGVLLVDASGKGEVAWVGRVKVERRPLVLIRAVAPSGNEHSVVLQNAETIRLVGPGGAATSVARIAVGDRILLMEERSGRHFGVAVEETIREK
- the tatA gene encoding twin-arginine translocase TatA/TatE family subunit — encoded protein: MFGLGLSELLVILVIVVLLFGAGRLPQIGAGIGEGIRNFKKSMKDDKNEVDVTPTKGDAARK
- a CDS encoding zinc-ribbon domain-containing protein, producing the protein MIIECQTCHARFRLDESKIKGRGARVKCRKCGDGIIVLKDGGTGTVLPEGGPEGGLDLSSALRDSAADLFPPAAPPPSQDNLIPFPAPPRDDTPPPPMAEGKDEVDLAFDRFLAPGEPHTLTHPGEPEAGAPAAPESSPGGEAGLPAIHAADEEPAFPPVGSIVEPPPEEPPTAFGEGGFLLTDSETLDFLKEGHRVAEPPPVADISFAISADPIDLEATSLREPAMTPAPPPEAEAAEKELPIEGNVTPPGEQSTVDVPPFREAEPAPDAGARRPPREAAAPAAPAPSRPASSLSPAVAGAAVLLAVALVAAGYLGLTPSGRKTLESVAPGAAALLGGGGGTTAASRYEVTNVIGYYESGASSRRILVIKGQVANQSSTEKSGIRILAALQDAGGKTLAESSVYAGNTVSVETLKKGNREAMIKSLSNPLGDGLANMHVPPGKSVPFMVLFFDAPENIDSYRLEARDNR
- the hpt gene encoding hypoxanthine phosphoribosyltransferase, whose translation is MVRAIARKVDRAYEGSEPVLVGVLKGSVFFLADLARALTVPVAIDFVRLASYRGGVSPGARIRLTKDVETDVSGRDVLVVEEIVDTGRSVRFLRRHFERKRARSVRFCVLVDKRARREDGIIVEFTGFRAGGGFLVGYGMDHAESGRGLPDIFDLPGTP
- the tatC gene encoding twin-arginine translocase subunit TatC, coding for MSSAPEEIRQPLTEHLDELRKRMIRALIAFGIGTGICYNYAEEIYRRLLRPLTIALPADSHLIFTELTEAFLTYFKMALWGGFVLASPVIFYQAWRFTSPGLYRKERKLVAVFAAWSTVGFLAGMSFAYYVAIPSILSFFLSFGRTIVVPMPSMKDSLSLVLRLLLIFGVMFELPLALFLAGRGGVLTAGFLRKWRKGAVLGALLLATVLTPPDAVSQLLVAFPMYALFEVGILLCALGERRRGTILEKPAP
- the tatA gene encoding twin-arginine translocase TatA/TatE family subunit; this encodes MFGIGFQEMIIILVVVLIFFGPKRLPDLAKSLGKGIAEFKKASDEVRKGIEDAVKEEEAAEPPKAPEAANVSPNIAGADDVGKEVPVDTAETRPATGRAEASGEDVPVPPPAAAAENQTTPRQG